The Cucumis melo cultivar AY chromosome 6, USDA_Cmelo_AY_1.0, whole genome shotgun sequence genome includes a region encoding these proteins:
- the LOC107990981 gene encoding uncharacterized protein LOC107990981 isoform X2 has product MASIYSCSECGTNLNLNSSHLFPPDFYFEAGNKGTLSFSFIDSTKFRLEKEDKLRPFFETLNYWGIQRKRTKLKCTSCGHLVGYIYDDGPPLTDSPVSFRYCRVT; this is encoded by the exons ATGGCTTCCATCTATTCCTGTTCAGAATGCGGAACAAATCTCAATCTCAATTCCAGTCATCTCTTCCCGCCGGATTTCTATTTCGAGGCCGGAAACAAGGGAACCCTTTCGTTTTCATTCATCGACTCCACCAAGTTCCGTCTCGAGAAAGAGGACAAGCTCCGTCCATTCTTCGAGACTCTCAACTATTGGGGAATCCAGCGTAAACGGACCAAGCTCAAGTGCACCTCCTGTGGGCATCTTGTCGGCTATATTTACGATGATGGTCCTCCTCTTACCGATAGTCCAG TGAGTTTCAGATACTGCAGAGTGACATGA